The Musa acuminata AAA Group cultivar baxijiao chromosome BXJ1-3, Cavendish_Baxijiao_AAA, whole genome shotgun sequence genome window below encodes:
- the LOC135623401 gene encoding sucrose synthase 7-like, which yields MAAVSLSFKRSDSIAEGMPEALKESRYQMKKCFARYVSKGKRVMKNPQLMEELEKSIDDEAEKAKVMEGFLGYIICSTQEAVLLPPFVAFAVRPHPGIWEYVKVHSVDLSVDGITPCEYLKNKETIYDEKWATDEHALEVDFGALEPSTPLLTLPSSIGKGAQFISRFISAKLNASSESMKPLLDYLLALNHGGQKLMINNTFDTVNKLQTALLLAEVFVSGLPKNTPFQKFEPRFEEWGLEKGWGDTAATVKETLNCLSEVLQAPDPVNLEKFFGRVPSIFNIVILSPHGYFGQADVLGLPDTGGQIVYILDQVKAFEEELLLRIKQQGLTIKPQILVVTRLIPEAKGTKCNQELEPILNTKHSHILRVPFKTETGVVQQWVSRFDVYPYLERYAQDAAAKVVDILQGKPDLIIGNYTDGNLVASLMATKLGVTQGTIAHALEKTKYEDSDVKWKELEPKYHFSCQFTADMIAMNTTDFIITSTYQEIAGSKDRPGQYESHHAFTLPGLCRFVSGIDVFHPKFNIASPGADQSVYFPYTQKQKRLTSLHPAIEELLYSKTDNEEHTGYLEDRKKPIIFSMARLDTVKNITGLVEWYGNNKKLRGLVNLVVVAGFLDPSKSKDREEISEIKKMRSLIEKYQLNGQMRWIAAQTDRVRNGELYRCIADTKGAFVQPALYEAFGLTVIEAMNCGLPTFATNQGGPAEIIVDGVSGFHIDPTDGEEASGKMADFFERCKDASYWNKISTAGLQRIYECYTWKIYATKVLNMGSIYGLWRQLNKEEKLAKEKYLQLFYNLQFRNLAKTVPIATDQAQQEAKPKPVAIPASQPSQNPIRKLLAICTRKHKGGQ from the exons ATGGCCGCCGTTTCGCTCAGCTTCAAGAGATCCGACAGCATCGCCGAGGGCATGCCTGAAGCACTGAAGGAGAGCCGGTACCAGATGAAGAAGTGCTTCGCGAG GTATGTCTCCAAGGGCAAGAGGGTCATGAAGAACCCGCAGCTGATGGAGGAGCTGGAGAAGTCCATCGATGACGAGGCGGAGAAGGCCAAGGTCATGGAAGGATTTCTCGGCTACATCATCTGTTCCACACAG GAAGCCGTCCTTCTTCCGCCGTTCGTGGCGTTTGCAGTGAGGCCGCATCCCGGGATATGGGAGTATGTCAAGGTCCACTCCGTCGATCTTTCGGTCGATGGAATCACTCCTTGCGAGTACCTCAAGAACAAAGAAACTATCTACGATGAGAAATG GGCAACGGATGAGCATGCTCTGGAAGTGGACTTCGGAGCTCTTGAGCCGTCGACGCCTCTGCTCACCTTGCCGTCATCGATAGGCAAAGGCGCGCAGTTTATATCCAGATTCATATCAGCTAAGCTCAACGCCAGTTCCGAGAGCATGAAGCCATTGCTGGATTACCTTCTCGCCCTTAATCACGGAGGCCAA AAGCTAATGATCAACAACACGTTCGACACTGTGAACAAGCTTCAGACGGCGCTCCTTTTGGCGGAAGTGTTCGTCAGCGGGCTTCCGAAGAACAcgccattccaaaagttcgaaccCAG ATTTGAGGAGTGGGGGCTGGAGAAAGGATGGGGTGACACTGCGGCAACTGTGAAGGAGACACTCAACTGTCTATCTGAGGTTCTCCAAGCACCCGATCCTGTCAATCTGGAGAAGTTCTTCGGCAGAGTTCCCTCCATCTTCAACATCGTGATCTTGTCCCCGCATGGCTACTTCGGACAAGCAGATGTTCTTGGCTTGCCCGACACCGGTGGGCAG attgTCTACATTCTGGACCAAGTAAAAGCTTTCGAGGAGGAGCTGCTGCTGAGGATCAAGCAACAAGGACTGACGATAAAACCTCAGATTCTTGTG GTGACCAGGCTGATACCAGAAGCCAAGGGGACGAAATGCAACCAAGAACTGGAGCCAATTCTCAACACCAAGCACTCCCACATCCTCCGGGTGCCATTCAAGACCGAGACCGGAGTTGTGCAACAGTGGGTCTCTCGGTTCGACGTCTACCCTTACCTCGAGAGATACGCTCAG GATGCTGCTGCCAAAGTAGTCGACATCTTGCAAGGGAAACCGGACCTCATCATCGGAAATTACACCGATGGAAACTTGGTGGCGTCTCTCATGGCAACCAAGCTCGGAGTGACTCAG GGAACGATCGCGCATGCTCTCGAGAAGACCAAGTACGAGGACTCGGATGTGAAGTGGAAAGAACTGGAACCCAAGTACCATTTCTCGTGCCAATTCACGGCCGACATGATCGCGATGAACACCACTGACTTCATCATCACCAGTACGTACCAGGAAATTGCAGGAAG CAAGGATCGGCCGGGGCAGTACGAGAGCCACCACGCCTTCACGCTTCCAGGGCTGTGCCGGTTCGTCTCCGGCATCGACGTCTTCCATCCCAAGTTCAACATAGCTTCCCCTGGAGCCGACCAATCCGTCTACTTCCCCTACACCCAGAAGCAGAAGCGCCTCACTTCGCTTCATCCTGCCATCGAGGAGCTGCTGTACAGTAAAACGGACAACGAGGAGCACAC AGGATACCTTGAAGATAGGAAGAAGCCCATCATCTTCTCCATGGCGAGGCTCGACACCGTGAAGAACATCACCGGGCTGGTCGAGTGGTACGGGAATAACAAGAAGCTGAGAGGGCTCGTGAACCTGGTCGTGGTCGCGGGCTTCCTCGACCCTTCAAAATCGAAGGACAGGGAGGAGATCAGCGAGATCAAGAAGATGCGTTCCCTGATCGAGAAGTACCAGTTGAACGGGCAGATGCGATGGATAGCAGCGCAGACCGATCGGGTCCGCAACGGCGAGCTGTACCGCTGCATCGCAGACACCAAGGGAGCTTTCGTGCAG CCTGCTCTGTACGAAGCGTTCGGGTTGACGGTGATAGAGGCGATGAACTGCGGCTTGCCCACCTTCGCGACGAACCAAGGAGGTCCGGCGGAGATCATCGTGGACGGCGTGTCGGGCTTCCATATCGACCCCACCGACGGGGAGGAAGCCAGCGGCAAAATGGCGGACTTCTTCGAGAGGTGCAAGGACGCGAGCTACTGGAACAAGATCTCCACGGCCGGCCTCCAGCGCATATACGAATG CTACACCTGGAAGATCTACGCGACCAAGGTGTTGAACATGGGGTCGATCTATGGCTTATGGAGGCAGCTAAACAAGGAGGAGAAGCTGGCGAAGGAGAAGTACCTGCAGCTTTTCTACAATCTGCAGTTCAGAAACTTG GCCAAAACTGTACCGATAGCCACAGATCAAGCTCAGCAAGAGGCAAAGCCGAAACCAGTGGCAATACCTGCATCACAACCATCCCAAAATCCTATCCGCAAACTATTAGCCATTTGTACAAGAAAACACAAGGGAGGCCAGTAG
- the LOC135623396 gene encoding protein argonaute 1B-like, whose product MVRKRRTETSGTGESSESYGTSSPSGRAGPQRPSERGRAAQQQGGGAGRGWAPPGPQQPQQGGRGGGGYYQGRGGRPQPRDVQQLGASSQYQGRGGPQPRGGMPPQQQYGGRRGGRGMAAGRGVGPSAAGPSRPPAPELHQATQAPYQATQTVPSQASSSRLVEISTTEVAEQFQHLSVQGVASSSQAIQPVVLPASSSKSVRFPVRPGKGTFGVKCVVKANHFFAELPDKDLHQYDVSITPEVTSRVVNRAVMEQLVKHHRESCLGGRLPAYDGRKSLYTAGPLPFTSREFQITLVDEDDGSGMERRQRTFRIVIKLAARVDLHHLEMFLAGRQADAPQEALQVLDIVLRELPTARYLPVGRSFYSPDLGRRQQLGEGLESWRGFYQSIRPTQMGLSLNIDMSSTAFIEPLPVIDFVTQLLNRDVQSRPLSDADRVKIKKALRGVKVEVTHRGNMRRKYRISGLTSQATRELTFPVDERGTMKSVVQYFQETYGFTIQHTNWPCLQVGNQQRPNYLPMEVCKIVEGQRYSKRLNERQITALLKVTCQRPQDRELDIIETVHHNAYHEDPYAQEFGIKISEKLASVEARVLPAPWLKYHDTGREKDCLPRVGQWNMMNKKMVNGGRVNNWTCINFARNVQESVARGFCHELAQMCQISGMEFAREPVLPPLSARPDQVERALKARYHDAMSILQPQGKELDLLIVILPDNNGSLYGDLKRICETDLGLVSQCCLTKHVFRMSKQYLANVALKINVKVGGRNTVLMDALSRRIPLVSDQPTIIFGADVTHPHPGEDSSPSIAAVVASQDWPEVTKYAGLVCAQAHRQELIQDLFKVWQDPQRGTVTGGMIKELLISFKRATGQKPQRIIFYRDGVSEGQFYQVLLYELDAIRKACASLESNYQPPVTFVVVQKRHHTRLFANNHNDDRSVDRSGNILPGTVVDSKICHPTEFDFYLCSHAGIQGTSRPAHYHVLWDENKFTADALQTLTNNLCYTYARCTRSVSIVPPAYYAHLAAFRARFYMEPETSDSGSMASGAAAGRGAPPGGPRSTRIPGSAAVKPLPALKENVKRVMFYC is encoded by the exons ATGGTGAGGAAACGCAGAACTGAAACTTCTGGTACAGGGGAGAGCTCAGAATCTTATGGGACAAGCAGCCCCAGTGGGCGAGCAGGGCCCCAGCGGCCATCAGAGAGGGGTCGTGCTGCACAGCAGCAGGGAGGTGGTGCAGGGAGGGGTTGGGCTCCACCCGGTCCTCAACAGCCCCAGCAAGGTGGTCGTGGTGGTGGGGGATACTATCAGGGGCGAGGCGGCCGACCACAACCTCGTGATGTACAGCAACTAGGTGCTTCATCTCAGTACCAGGGACGGGGTGGGCCTCAGCCCAGAGGTGGAATGCCGCCTCAGCAACAGTATGGTGGACGCCGGGGTGGACGTGGTATGGCTGCCGGACGTGGGGTTGGTCCTTCAGCTGCAGGTCCATCTAGGCCACCGGCTCCCGAGCTGCACCAAGCAACGCAAGCTCCTTATCAAGCCACTCAAACAGTCCCATCACAGGCAAGTTCATCACGACTGGTGGAAATATCCACTACTGAGGTTGCAGAACAATTTCAACATCTCTCTGTTCAAGGTGTAGCTTCATCCAGTCAAGCAATCCAGCCTGTGGTTCTACCAGCATCTTCGAGCAAGTCTGTGAGATTTCCAGTACGGCCTGGAAAAGGTACCTTTGGTGTCAAATGTGTAGTGAAGGCTAACCATTTTTTTGCTGAACTTCCTGACAAAGACCTTCACCAGTATGAT GTTTCAATTACACCGGAAGTTACATCGCGTGTTGTCAATCGTGCTGTGATGGAACAACTGGTGAAACATCATAGAGAATCTTGTCTAGGAGGGCGGCTACCAGCCTATGATGGCCGGAAGAGTCTCTATACAGCTGGGCCGTTGCCATTCACCTCTAGAGAGTTTCAGATAACTTTAGTTGATGAGGATGATGGTTCAGGCATGGAAAG ACGACAGAGGACATTTCGGATTGTTATCAAGTTGGCTGCCCGAGTCGATCTTCACCATCTTGAGATGTTTTTGGCTGGGAGGCAGGCTGATGCTCCTCAAGAAGCATTGCAAGTTCTGGATATTGTGCTTCGTGAACTACCTACTGCCAG ATACTTGCCTGTTGGTCGGTCCTTTTATTCACCTGATTTAGGGAGAAGGCAGCAACTTGGTGAGGGATTGGAAAGCTGGCGAGGTTTTTATCAGAGCATTCGCCCAACACAGATGGGCCTCTCTTTAAATATTG ATATGTCCTCCACAGCTTTCATTGAGCCACTACCTGTTATTGACTTTGTCACCCAGCTTCTGAATAGGGATGTCCAATCAAGACCACTTTCTGATGCTGATCGTGTGAAG ATTAAGAAGGCTTTAAGAGGTGTGAAGGTTGAGGTCACTCATCGTGGGAATATGCGCAGAAAATATCGCATATCTGGTTTAACATCGCAGGCAACTAGGGAGCTAAC TTTCCCAGTTGATGAAAGAGGAACAATGAAGTCTGTTGTCCAATATTTTCAAGAGACTTATGGTTTTACAATCCAACACACAAATTGGCCTTGCTTGCAAGTCGGAAATCAACAGAGACCAAATTACCTACCCATGGAG GTCTGTAAGATTGTAGAGGGACAGAGATATTCTAAGAGGTTGAATGAGAGACAAATCACAGCTCTTTTAAAGGTGACATGCCAGCGACCTCAGGATCGAGAGCTCGACATTATAGAG ACAGTTCATCACAATGCTTACCACGAAGATCCTTATGCCCAAGAATTTGGCATCAAGATCAGCGAGAAACTTGCATCAGTTGAGGCTCGTGTTCTGCCTGCCCCGTGG CTTAAGTACCATGACACTGGTAGAGAGAAGGATTGCTTGCCTAGGGTTGGCCAGTGGAATATGATGAATAAG AAAATGGTGAATGGTGGGAGGGTGAACAACTGGACATGTATCAATTTTGCACGGAATGTTCAAGAAAGTGTTGCTCGTGGGTTCTGTCATGAGCTTGCTCAGATGTGCCAGATATCTGGAATG GAGTTTGCTCGGGAGCCTGTACTTCCTCCATTAAGTGCTAGGCCTGACCAAGTGGAAAGAGCTTTGAAAGCACGCTATCATGATGCAATGAGCATACTCCAGCCCCAGGGCAAAGAACTTGATTTGCTTATTGTTATATTGCCCGATAATAATGGTTCTCTTTATG GTGATTTGAAGCGGATATGTGAGACGGATCTTGGTTTAGTTTCACAATGTTGTTTGACTAAGCATGTTTTCAGGATGTCCAAGCAGTATCTCGCCAATGTTGCGCTTAAAATAAATGTAAAG GTTGGAGGAAGGAACACAGTTCTTATGGATGCCCTGTCAAGGCGCATACCACTTGTTAGTGACCAACCTACTATTATATTTGGTGCTGATGTCACACATCCTCATCCTGGAGAGGACTCTAGCCCTTCCATCGCTGCT GTTGTTGCTTCTCAAGATTGGCCTGAGGTGACAAAATATGCAGGATTAGTTTGTGCACAGGCCCATCGTCAAGAATTGATTCAAGATCTGTTTAAAGTCTGGCAAGATCCTCAGCGTGGAACTGTGACCGGTGGCATGATCAA AGAGCTTCTTATTTCCTTTAAAAGAGCTACTGGACAAAAGCCCCAACGAATTATTTTCTACAG GGATGGAGTAAGTGAGGGGCAATTCTATCAAGTTTTACTTTATGAACTTGATGCAATCAGAAAA GCGTGTGCCTCTCTAGAATCAAATTATCAACCTCCGGTGACTTTTGTGGTTGTCCAAAAACGTCATCATACTAGGCTGTTCGCAAATAATCATAATGATGACCGATCAGTTGATAGGAGTGGAAACATATTACCAG gGACTGTTGTTGATTCCAAGATCTGTCATCCTACAGAATTTGACTTCTACCTGTGCAGCCATGCCGGCATCCAA GGCACAAGCCGTCCTGCACATTACCATGTCTTATGGGATGAGAACAAATTCACAGCTGATGCATTGCAAACCCTGACAAACAATCTTTGTTACAC TTATGCAAGGTGCACGCGCTCTGTTTCAATCG TACCACCTGCATATTATGCCCATCTTGCCGCCTTCCGAGCCCGGTTCTACATGGAACCGGAGACATCAGATAGTGGTTCCATGGCAAGTGGAGCAGCTGCAGGACGCGGGGCTCCGCCCGGTGGACCGCGTAGTACGAGAATTCCAGGTAGTGCTGCCGTTAAACCTCTTCCAGCACTGAAGGAGAACGTGAAGAGGGTCATGTTCTACTGCTGA
- the LOC135623407 gene encoding probable phospholipase A2 homolog 1 has product MQGQRERPRVFTACLLLLLLLSASASARAGATTHSRAEVNCSNRCVAENCNSIGIRYGKFCGVGWTGCPGEKPCDELDACCKVHDECVEKKGMMSVQCHEKFKTCIKKVKKSGKVGFSKECPYETAMPTMMQGMDMAILFSQLGIQKAEL; this is encoded by the exons ATGCAAGGTCAACGGGAGCGCCCGCGCGTCTTCACcgcctgcctcctcctcctcctcctcctctctgccTCCGCCTCCGCCCGCGCTGGTGCCACCACTCATTCCCGTGCCGAG GTCAATTGCAGCAATAGATGTGTCGCGGAGAACTGCAATT CCATTGGGATCCGATATGGGAAGTTCTGCGGTGTGGGTTGGACGGGTTGTCCTGGAGAGAAGCCCTGTGATGAGCTCGACGCTTGTTGCAAAGTCCATGATGAATGCGTTGAGAAAAAAG GTATGATGAGCGTTCAATGCCATGAGAAGTTCAAGACCTGCATCAAGAAGGTGAAGAAGTCCGGAAAGGTTGGGTTCTCTAAAGAATGCCCCTATGAAACAGCAATGCCGACTATGATGCAGGGAATGGATATGGCCATTTTGTTCAGCCAACTGGGCATTCAGAAGGCAGAATTGTGA
- the LOC135638501 gene encoding uncharacterized protein LOC135638501 produces the protein MASKNLSFAWESGNPGNAVFFIGGFVLGGIMAGTLACVYAPQISKALTGTDKKDLIRKLPKFIYNEEKASEKSRKALAEKIAQLNATIEDVSSQFRPDDEPNGVAVTSDEFEAAK, from the exons ATGGCATCAAAGAACTTATCATTTGCATG GGAGAGTGGAAACCCAGGCAATGCAGTCTTCTTCATTGGAGGCTTTGTGCTGGGAGGAATTATGGCTGGAACACTTGCTTGTGTTTATGCACCTCAG ATCAGCAAAGCACTAACTGGAACTGACAAAAAAGATCTAATAAGGAAGTTACCAAAATTCATCTACAATGAAGAGAAAGCTTCAGAG AAATCGAGAAAGGCACTGGCGGAGAAGATTGCACAACTTAACGCCACCATTGAGGATGTTTCTTCTCAATTCCGACCAGATGATGAGCCAAATGGAGTGGCTGTGACTTCCGACGAGTTTGAAGCTGCAAAATAA